Proteins from a genomic interval of Cupriavidus pauculus:
- a CDS encoding PhoX family protein produces the protein MYEKPDASRRKALKFLAGAPMLPLGLASTSLLAGCGGDDDTPPPATTTPGGGTTTPPTVTPTFASAEFTSMPAPALSNPASMATTTVGSSLTVKLSDGTSQTYKLAYQPFFITGDMVPDGKGGQILAGGYYNINNSPIIDPSVSKQFFSDSPDGTSLLKVEGAKVDGVKGNPVFAVVQFEYTTWDAVKVKDMYGRLPSPIAVLTLDQDPNTGKLTLVKYHNVDTSGANGLWITCGASLSPWNTHLSSEEYEPDARTAATNQQCIDFAANLYGTASVPFNPYLYGHLPEVTVKPDGTASIKKHYCLGRISHELVQVMPDNRTVLMGDDATNSGLFMFVADVEKDLSAGTLYVAKVGTGFSVDPAAAGADLTWIKLGHATSAQVEAWAKSHTFADIMDFSATDPADTTYTKIMYSGAAQWVRVKAGKELVAAFLETHRYAALKGGSMGFTKMEGTTVNIKDKIAYSALQNIVDSMVVNNTAKGWYAESNIGVPAAVNSGGVMQHKLAGGQADTTGAAINSEWVPVHTKALLVGKDITADALGNTSDPETIGNPDNLKFSEKLRTLFIGEDSSRHTNNFLWAYNVDTKKLSRLLSVPAGGESTGLHAVDELNGWTYIMSNFQHAGDGIKTQVKTAVEPLVFANYKNGLGAAVGYLTADPTSMKLGK, from the coding sequence ATGTACGAGAAACCTGATGCTTCGCGCCGCAAGGCACTGAAATTCCTGGCCGGCGCTCCGATGCTGCCGCTGGGCCTGGCTTCCACCTCGCTGCTGGCCGGTTGCGGCGGCGACGACGATACCCCGCCGCCCGCCACCACCACGCCGGGCGGTGGCACGACCACCCCGCCGACCGTGACGCCGACGTTTGCCTCGGCCGAGTTCACGAGCATGCCGGCCCCGGCGCTGAGCAACCCGGCCTCGATGGCCACCACGACGGTGGGCTCCAGCCTGACCGTGAAGCTCAGCGACGGCACCAGCCAGACGTACAAGCTGGCCTACCAGCCGTTCTTCATCACCGGCGACATGGTCCCGGACGGCAAGGGCGGCCAGATCCTGGCCGGCGGCTACTACAACATCAACAACAGCCCGATCATCGATCCGTCGGTGTCGAAGCAGTTCTTCTCGGATTCGCCGGACGGCACGTCGCTGCTGAAGGTGGAAGGCGCCAAGGTCGACGGCGTCAAGGGCAACCCGGTCTTTGCCGTGGTCCAGTTCGAGTACACCACGTGGGACGCGGTCAAGGTCAAGGACATGTACGGCCGCCTGCCGTCGCCGATCGCCGTGCTGACGCTGGACCAGGACCCGAACACCGGCAAGCTGACGCTGGTGAAGTACCACAACGTCGATACCTCGGGCGCCAACGGCCTGTGGATCACCTGCGGCGCCAGCCTGTCGCCGTGGAACACGCACCTGTCGAGCGAGGAGTACGAGCCGGACGCCCGTACCGCCGCCACGAACCAGCAGTGCATCGACTTTGCCGCCAACCTGTACGGCACGGCGTCGGTCCCGTTCAACCCGTACCTGTACGGCCACCTGCCGGAAGTCACGGTCAAGCCGGACGGCACCGCTTCGATCAAGAAGCACTACTGCCTGGGCCGCATTTCGCACGAGCTGGTGCAGGTGATGCCGGACAACCGCACGGTGCTGATGGGCGACGACGCCACCAACAGCGGCCTGTTCATGTTCGTGGCCGACGTGGAGAAGGACCTGTCGGCCGGCACGCTGTACGTGGCCAAGGTGGGCACGGGCTTCTCGGTGGACCCGGCCGCCGCCGGCGCCGACCTCACCTGGATCAAGCTGGGCCACGCCACGAGCGCGCAGGTCGAAGCCTGGGCCAAGTCGCACACGTTTGCCGACATCATGGACTTCTCGGCCACCGACCCGGCCGACACGACGTACACGAAGATCATGTACAGCGGCGCGGCCCAGTGGGTGCGCGTCAAGGCCGGCAAGGAACTGGTTGCCGCGTTCCTGGAAACCCACCGCTACGCGGCCCTGAAGGGCGGCAGCATGGGCTTCACCAAGATGGAAGGCACGACGGTCAACATCAAGGACAAGATCGCCTACTCCGCGCTGCAGAACATCGTCGACTCGATGGTCGTCAACAACACGGCCAAGGGCTGGTATGCCGAGAGCAACATCGGCGTGCCGGCGGCCGTGAACTCGGGCGGCGTGATGCAGCACAAGCTGGCCGGCGGCCAGGCCGACACGACCGGCGCGGCCATCAACAGCGAATGGGTGCCGGTGCATACCAAGGCGCTGCTGGTGGGCAAGGACATCACGGCCGACGCGCTGGGCAACACGTCCGACCCGGAAACCATCGGCAACCCGGACAACCTCAAGTTCTCCGAGAAGCTGCGCACGCTGTTCATCGGTGAAGACAGCAGCCGCCACACCAACAACTTCCTGTGGGCGTACAACGTCGACACGAAGAAGCTGTCGCGCCTGCTGTCGGTGCCGGCTGGCGGCGAATCCACGGGCCTGCATGCCGTGGACGAGCTCAACGGCTGGACGTACATCATGAGCAACTTCCAGCACGCCGGCGACGGCATCAAGACGCAGGTCAAGACCGCCGTCGAGCCGCTGGTGTTCGCCAACTACAAGAATGGCCTGGGCGCCGCGGTGGGCTACCTGACCGCCGACCCGACGAGCATGAAGCTGGGCAAGTAA